A genomic stretch from Aedes albopictus strain Foshan chromosome 2, AalbF5, whole genome shotgun sequence includes:
- the LOC109404641 gene encoding uncharacterized protein LOC109404641 isoform X2, with translation MSAKLIHGWSLPDGAFFPCSIHSIGNDAKTVLIVPGGGVGQVFTLVIKNFQHNVHADGAPPHKVFRIKLKKGEGRNCLAETVITASHTVSRTVGGELVVFGSFREGNVIDGIHGIKAIGCMEEGSKLAVIRAAGENKLKLEVLDDLVGCQVNDVLQSFDLPWEKSEFEVSHDSQMYKIKSVRIAKNDTNFFKRFLNCNDIAEEKEIILFTMDNGLYWLKILEGSYEIVTVKLYPALIEDYSYAPTTGCFAVLVSNAVLHIYSISEDADCLLLQEDKRYLGPSVDTHLFIAELSTFLYSSRSHVTQIRYYYSELSKAILNVSKEIQIVGVVGLTYLDYAKMAVCITDNRLFYSVPIHKLTDANCNPQNAYFELTDEILSQANQMTCLLTNEVTIEKVIVKQINHEQVQIDILTSSDNHVHEKLIEVELMYHKHLPNLRYSTLILNDKAHISNLFVQMDITLNRGIKAIVNRQRDWHLLVCLDEVITQIPFNQVNYVEDTIIRILAPIEASKVQRHGFPRIEISAMVTVTHHHDRLMLEVPLKLKSQDNVAVLFEASSHESKTTNPESQLTNVPRDLIRHCEQKPSVRAPTLEFHLQRLSECPTLNNFLSQIGIPLDSCDNDGTATKNKGYIRLGDFLCEVELADQGKFRFKSTSAGALYLLKVLCSKKFQHKVVNVSSEQLKAMRLQLLQCENDFQTVASYYRQIRTPFDSRR, from the coding sequence ATGTCCGCCAAACTGATCCACGGATGGTCCCTTCCGGATGGTGCGTTTTTTCCGTGTTCCATACACAGCATCGGCAACGACGCGAAAACCGTGCTGATAGTGCCGGGGGGCGGCGTCGGTCAAGTTTTTACACTGGTCATCAAAAATTTCCAACACAACGTTCATGCGGATGGCGCACCGCCACACAAGGTGTTCCGCATCAAGCTGAAGAAAGGTGAAGGCCGAAATTGTTTGGCGGAAACGGTCATAACCGCGTCGCATACCGTGAGTCGTACGGTCGGTGGTGAATTGGTGGTGTTCGGTTCGTTTCGCGAGGGCAACGTGATTGATGGGATCCACGGGATTAAGGCCATTGGGTGCATGGAAGAGGGATCGAAACTAGCCGTGATTCGAGCAGCTGGGGAGAACAAACTAAAGCTGGAAGTGTTGGACGACCTTGTTGGATGTCAAGTAAACGACGTTTTACAATCTTTCGATCTGCCTTGGGAGAAAAGCGAATTCGAAGTGAGCCATGATAGCCAAATGTACAAGATCAAAAGCGTTAGAATCGCTAAAAATGATACaaattttttcaagagatttctcaaCTGCAACGATATAGCAGAGGAAAAAGAAATAATACTATTTACTATGGATAATGGACTTTATTGGCTGAAAATCTTAGAAGGGAGCTACGAAATAGTAACTGTTAAATTATACCCGGCCCTAATTGAGGACTACAGTTATGCTCCTACTACCGGATGCTTTGCAGTTCTAGTGTCTAACGCTGTGTTGCACATATATTCAATTTCGGAAGATGCCGATTGTCTATTGCTACAGGAAGATAAACGATATCTGGGTCCCTCTGTAGATACTCATTTGTTTATCGCTGAGTTGAGCACTTTCCTATACTCTAGTAGGTCTCATGTAACACAAATACGATACTATTATTCTGAACTCAGTAAAGCTATTCTAAACGTGTCCAAGGAAATCCAAATAGTCGGAGTGGTCGGATTGACCTACTTGGATTACGCAAAGATGGCTGTATGCATTACGGACAACAGACTATTCTATTCGGTTCCAATTCATAAGCTGACCGATGCCAACTGCAACCCGCAGAACGCCTACTTTGAATTGACAGATGAAATATTGTCGCAAGCGAATCAGATGACATGTCTCCTCACGAACGAGGTAACCATCGAAAAAGTAATAGTCAAGCAAATCAACCATGAACAAGTGCAAATCGATATTCTTACCAGCAGTGATAATCACGTGCACGAGAAACTCATTGAAGTTGAACTAATGTACCACAAACACTTGCCGAATTTGCGCTACAGCACTCTGATTTTAAATGATAAAGCCCACATAAGCAACTTGTTTGTCCAGATGGACATCACCTTAAACAGAGGCATCAAAGCAATCGTGAATCGTCAAAGAGATTGGCATTTGCTAGTTTGCTTGGATGAGGTCATCACGCAGATTCCTTTCAACCAAGTCAATTACGTTGAAGACACGATCATCAGAATACTCGCTCCAATCGAAGCAAGTAAAGTCCAAAGGCATGGGTTTCCACGAATAGAAATAAGTGCAATGGTTACAGTTACTCACCACCATGATAGACTTATGCTAGAAGTTCCCCTAAAACTGAAAAGCCAAGACAACGTTGCTGTATTATTCGAAGCTAGCTCACATGAATCCAAAACAACGAATCCAGAGAGTCAACTGACAAACGTACCACGTGATCTCATTCGACACTGCGAGCAAAAACCGTCTGTTCGGGCCCCAACGCTAGAATTTCATCTGCAGCGATTGTCAGAATGCCCAACATTGAACAATTTTCTGTCCCAAATCGGAATCCCGCTGGATAGCTGCGATAATGACGGTACCGCTACTAAGAACAAGGGTTATATACGCCTTGGAGACTTCCTCTGCGAAGTGGAACTAGCTGATCAGGGGAAATTCCGGTTTAAATCGACTTCTGCCGGAGCACTGTATCTGCTGAAAGTATTATGCAGTAAAAAGTTTCAACATAAGGTGGTCAACGTCAGTTCGGAACAGTTGAAG